A window of Oryza glaberrima chromosome 2, OglaRS2, whole genome shotgun sequence genomic DNA:
TTTCGGTTTAGAGACTAATTATAACCTGGATGATAAATTgagggatctaaagtgaacttattcgaAAGTAAAAACCAGTGAAGAAATTTGAGGGCTGCCAGATCCTTAGATGGAAGCCTGCGCCGGTGAGCCCTGGAGCCGTGGGCTTGAATGTTGATGGTGCATTACTTTCCCAAAAATTGATGCTGTGTTTTAACGTTATTTATTAGATATATTAATGGTTTATTAGTGAGAGTTCGAAAACAAATGCATGGAGAAAACGTTAGAAACCATGTGTTAGTCAGTCACTCACCGTTGTTGCAGCAAACAAAAACTACCCGTGGTGGCTCGAGTCAACAACAACGCGGCGAGGACAAAACATTTATCGGCTCCTGAAACTTCGGCCATGGTGGTGCGCAGATCAGCAGGTATCCAGATGCAATGATCTAAATGATGCATCTCGCGTGCGCCCGCGCGCGGTTGATTCCGTCGCATTCGGTGGGGGCTCGTCTAGATCACGTTTCTGGAGAGCTCCAGGGTCTCTTTCGGTGGATTCGACTGTTGGTGGATTGTGTCGGCGACTCGGCGTCTCGGCCGCACTGCTTTGGCTAATAAGCGCACTCCTCCAACTCAGGCCGAGTtcagtttcaaacttttttttcttttaactttcaactttaacttttctatcacatcaaaactttcctacacacataaatttttaacttttcgaTCGCATCGTTTCAATtccaatcaaacttttaattttatcgTAAAACACGCCCAACACGCCCTGATCTACGAAACCATCCATCCGTTCCAAATCGCACAAAAAAAGCAAAATCATGTGGTGAAGCCGCTGTACCTGTACGCGAAGCAATGAAAGCACACGCCCCCGTCTTTTCCCAAAGACGCGAGCTCGCCGCTGCGCAGCATCCAGATTCCAGATAGTACTATTGGCAAAGCACAGGTTTGGGGCGCCATGGGCTCCTACCACTACACCTCCACCTCCCacttcttcttcgccggcggcggcgagggggagtaCTCCAGCTACAAGGGTACTGGTAGCACCGACACCCACAGGCCCACCACCGTGCGGATCCCGGTTACCACCCCGGGCCCGGAGCGGCCGccggacgacgcggcggcggccaggatCCAGGCCGCGTTCCGGGGGCACCTGGTGAGGAGGCACGCCGCGGCCGtccgcggcgccgacgacgaggcgacGCGGCTGGAGCGGCTGCTCCGGAGGCAGGAGACCGTGGACGCCGTCCGCGGCGACGAGCGCGAGCGGGCGCGGTTCTCGGAGGCGCTCATGGCCGTGCTGCTCCGCCTCGACGCCGTCCCGGGGTACTACCCGGCCGTGCGGGAGGCGCGCCGCGCCGTGACCCGCCGCGTGGTGGGGCTGCAGGAGGTGTTCGacgccgtgctcgccgcgcccgacgccgccgacacGTGCGGGGTCCCCGCCAGCCTGGATCAGGTCCTCGAGGGGATCTGGGGAGAGTCGccggctgcgccgccaccgccgccggcggcggtggaggtggaggaggaggtggtgaggAGTCCGTGCTGGAGGAGATTTTTCGGGGGAGTGTAGCAAGTGGTGTAAACTGTCAAAAGTGTATGCAACCGAATTTGTTGGGAAATATGTTCGGATGGCAGTTTTATACGGAGTATATACACGTATTCTGTTGGTGTGTACCTATAAAGTATTAAAGTGGTGTAGTATAATGCTATGAACAATCACGTAACATAGTAAATAACGGATTAACAACATGCTTGTTTTGAATCTTACATATCTGAACATTTGCAATCTACTTCTATCCAGAAGAACTGGCTAATTGGGTAGGTTTATTTATCCAGTCTGTAGTTCTGAACATTTGCAATCTGAACTCTTCTCTTCCAGCTCTGGAAGAAAAAGGGAATCAGCtagggccgagtttagttttaaactttttattcaaactttcaactttttcatcacatcaaaactttcccacacacaaatttccaactttgtgtcacatcgttccaattttatccaaatttctaattttgatgtgaactaaacacacccttatccTCCCTGCTGAGTGCTGGTTCTGTATTTCTGACAAAAATTGTTGGATATTATTCCACTCTCATCGTACATTTCGTTGATGTTCTGGCGAAGTTCaaagttctcaaaaaaattgTCCAGTCAGTAGTGTACCGTATTTGAATGGTAGTCAGGAGGTAGGGACGAGTCCATTCTCGAGGATGGGCCTTAATCTCGGCCCACACCTCACAACTACCGTCCGCGAGGAGCGAGCCCAAGTAAAGTCCCTGAACTCCTTTTCCAGTTCTCTCTCTAAGTCTAACCCAAGTACCCAACTCATCTTTATGCGCCTCAATGAAATGTACGATTAGAGTGGATTGATGTCCAACAGATTTTGTCAGAACTACAAAACCAGCGAGAAATAAACCGAGCTGATTCCCTTTGTTCTATAGCTAGCTGGAAGAGACAACTACCCAATTGGCCAGTTCAACGGGTAATTTCTCCGTTCTTCAGTTAATCCATATATCCTGGAATTGTCTCACGTTCATCAACAACCACCCAGTACATTCCTTTTTCCCTGTCACTATACCCATCCAGGCAACCAGCTACCACCAAAGTAATCTTGGGTATGTTTTCTCTCGTTCCCTGAAGTTGTTTTGATCCGCATCATTTCCAGTGTTCCACCAGTCCACTTGTGTTGTGCCATTTCTGTTTCTgcgtactttctccgttttacaatgtaagtcattctagcattttccacattcatattgatgtgaatgaatttagatagatatatatgtctagatttattaacatcaatatgaatatgagaaatggtagaatgatttacattgtgaaacggatggagtagttgtTAATGTACTTCCCAAAAGGAAAATTCATCATCATTGAGAAAGTATATTCGGAAAAAAATTCATCATCATTGAGAAAGCATATTCAGTGCAATTGCTTTCCGTTCTTTTTCTATCGAATCAAGAACTGTTGATCCAGCGTAGGTAAATGGAGTACAGCAAGCCTCTGCAACCTGTACAAATGGTGTGTACATCAGAAGCAAGAATACCAATTATACATCATCTTGCACTGAGCATCAGTGCTGTACAGTACTATATAACAAGAGAGAAAATTGAAGAGTAGTACTAGTGTTTGTGGTCCGATGTGTTCTTACGTTTCGGATCGTGTGGTCCTTTGCCTTTTGAGACGATGACACTTGCGTAAAGATGTACCGGAAGCTAGAGGGAGAATCAAGCCTGTGGCGCAGCAATGGAGCCGCGAGGCATCGGTGACGCAACGGAGCGCGACTTATCGCCTTTTCGAAGAAAGCACAGGAGGAATGCGACGTTCAACTGCATATGTATGGATGGATAGATTGCAGCTTCTTTGATAAGCAAACGCTTGGAAGCTTGTCCTGGATTCACATACAAATGCAGGGGCCTGCTGCCGATGCTGCCGGGTGAGGACGTGAGGTAGAGCAGCTGCACACTGTAGGCAgattcagattcagattcagattcaGATGCGATAGCAGAAGTGCAGAACTGAACATACGCACAAGAGTGGTCCAGTCCATGCAGCTTCAGACCGTGCATCAGTGCATCATGATTGTGTTGGTTGTTGGGGAGATTATCTGCCCTGCTAATTGGCGATTAGTGGAGGCATTCGAGACAAGTTGGCCTATAAAATTTTCATCCCTGTCAATCAGTAACTCATCAGGGTAATCATCATGAAATGAAATCACTAGAGTAGATAGATGAAGGGAATCAAACATCTCTGGTTAGGCTAGGCATCTGTTTAATGCCTAGGGTCAAACAAACCAAACAGCACGGCAGAGCAagctaaagaaaagaaaatttttaaggAGTGCTTAGAGAAGTAACCGGAGTTGACACGGTACAGTTGGCCCTTCAAGTCGTAGTAGTTTCGTATCATCAACTGATAAGCACAGGATTAGTCAGTCAGCGAAGCAACCTTGCATCTATGCATGGCTTAATTACGCTAGCTCCTCTGCCAACTGATCCAGGACTCCCTCTACTAGGACATCAATCATCACATAGATGTACTGTACGTAGTTAAATATAATTAGCAGGAGATTGATGATGCACGTGTAACGTGTTGATTGGATAAGGGAGGTCATCAGCCAATATAATGCATGATCGATGATCAACATGGCCCGGCCGGTCAGAATGATGAGCTCATGCGCATACAAGTAAATACGTTATCCTGCTAAATTTGTTGCTGGTATCCGGCTATCCGCATCTTTGAGAAATTGTCTACGTTCGAGATTAATAAACAATTAagattaaggccctgtttagatctcttggcaaaattttacactctgccacatcgaatatttgaacgcatgcatagagtattaaatataaacgaaaaaataactaattacacagattgtacgtaaattgcgagacggatcttttaagcctaaccgcgccatgatttgacaatgtggcgCTACAGTAACCATTTcataatgacggattaattaggcttaataaattcgtcctGTAGTTTTACATGCGaattctgtaatttattttgttattagactacgtttaatacttcaaatgtgtgtctatatatccgatgtgacacgctaaaactttacacccctccatctaaacacaacctaagtaACGGTACGGAAATAGCCTATGATTaattgtgttttaattattacgaatttgaaataaatttatttgctattttagaacaacttctatatagaggTACTTATTGattgactatatttttctaaCAAACTGAAATAGTTTATTAAggaacaaaattaatttatggttaaaatttatatatatgttcttagtaACTTAAAAGTCAATATAAGAAAAGAACTACGTTAAATGtatttaaaatcaacttcaaaattattttttaaaatttaaatttaaatttaaatttaaattttggctctGAGCAACTAATGGGACTTAGAAAGTttcattgtttagtagtttgaaaaacatgctaacAAAAAGTTAATGTAGAATTACAACTTAATTAGGCGTGTGTTTTGTTACTTGTATATGGGTAGTAACATATACGTCCCTCGTGTAATTGATAAAGTATTACATACGCAGTATTTTACATTGTACTGTATATATAATCGCATTTTAGGAGAGACAATGGAACACACAATGACACAACGTGACAACCAGAGGGAGCAAGGAAAGCAGGATAGCTTTAcaaggaaaggaaaaggaaagcgGCCGCGGACGCCAGCCGCCATTCCAATCCACCCTATAGAAGTGCCTCCAACTGCAGTGCCAGGTGGGCCCCGAGaaccgggcccacatgtcatcgagGTTCTGAGGATAAAAAGGCAGGTAGCAAAACGATGGAGCCAATCATCATAGCTGTCGCTTTCTTTCTACCACTACTGCAAAATCCTAAAAAATCGTCCCATATCGGGGAAAGCCTAGCGGGTGCAGCCTTCGCCCGTTTGTCCTTTTATAGATATCGGGTGAAAAACTGAAAACCCAACTCATTTAGCACTCCAGTTATTTTTATCCTTATCCACTAGATTGATCCCATCAACTGTCATCGTTTTCTCGGCCGTAGACCATGTTGAGCTCTCTGCCCGTCCTTTTTCTACGGTGCTAATTAAGTTTAGACTACAAAACATGATTCCAACAATTTAATATTATTTAGGAGTAATATAAAGTACTCTAtgcatttcacaatgtaagtcattctatcatttcccacattcacattgatgttaataaatctagacatatatgatcctacattcatattaatatgaacgtagaaaatactaaaatgacttatattgtgaaatggaggaagtagttttGAAGtactaaataaatttatttgcttTTCTTAACAACTTAGGAGTATAAAACAATTTGTCCATTCGTACTTTTTCTAAAACACTATAATTCATATTGAGTTTTAgaatatgattttaaaattaattttagggGAGGGTTTTACTTAGCAACTTTCATCTTATTcatgataagaaaaaaaaactcaagattCCAGGCTTCTATTGGATATGTTGCATCACATTGgttgcaaacaaaaaattgttTGCGTTACTAATGAAGCCTACTTAGACACGGAAAATAAAACACGTGATTATagtaagattaattaagtaacacaaacaattaatatgatttttaaattgaaaaataaattaatatgatttttaaagcaactttcatatataaaacttttaaaaaagtACACCGTTTAGCAGGTTAAACAAGTGAAAGGgttgagaaagagaagaaaagaacacagcctaaatataGCAGTTTAAGGCTACCGGAAGATTTCaatctaaaaaaacattatcAATGCAGTTTAGTTTTCTCATGTTCATCAATTTAAGGGCTTattcggttcacaggatttccaaatcacaggaataggaaaaacgtaagAATAATGTAGAAATGCATgtgcaaaacaaaggattggaacACAGGATTTTTTCCTCCATCGAGCTAAACAAAAGAGGATAGAGTAgatgttttcattcctatggaattagtacattttggaggatttttagaggattggaatagtgttcctatggaaaattttactttgaatcctacaaaccgaatgcatgaatagtgcttattccaaaggaattgagaTTTTCTTTAGGAATCCTTCAAAACGAATAAGGCCTAAATACCTAACAATACATAATTTGCAGTATTATATTGACAAATGGGCCCACTTGTGCAACATATATGCTTTTTTCCCCCGAAACCGCGGTTTTCGCTTGGTTAAGGTCTAACGGGTCAATCAACAACCGTGTCTTCTTAACGGGTTGGACACCCTATCCAATTAACACTCCTCCCCACCCATTTCTATCCCCATTCACCACcgatccccaccaccaccaccaccccgacGGCTCGACCCTACGACCGTGGCCGCAGTCCGCAGCGAGCTCCGGCGCCTTCCCTCCCCTAGGTATCCCCGTCGAtcggcggccgcctcccccgGCTACGATCGCCGCCGCTCCGACGACCACCGGCGTGGTCCGGCGACCAACTCCGGTGAGCTCCCTGCTCCTCCTCAGTCTCATCTAATCTCATATTCATATGGTTTCCCCAACCTCCGTGGCCGTCGGGGCCACCATCGGCGCGGGGCCGCCGATCCGAGTCCACcaccgggagccgccgccgccgccgccgcgctctttCTCGTAGCCGCTCCCCTCACCGTAACTTTTCTTCCCGTTGCACCCGGTCGCCGGCCGTCTTCCGACCCGTGGCCGGCGGCACcagcaccgcctcgccgccacggcgaTCCTCTAAACCCCGATCTCCCCCGACCCCACCCCGAAACCCTAATCCTAACCTCGCCGGAGGCAGGGCAGGAGACATGTTTGGTTTCCATTTTTGGCACTTCCCAATTCTTTGCTAGTCTTCGCTAGACGCTAGTGATGCTTCACTGCATAGCGAGAATTCTGAATGGAATAATGAAGCTTTAGGTTAGAAATCTAGTTGGGACTTCAAAAGATTGTGCGAATACCAAACAGGGAAAAGGTCAAATCCTTGTCCTCGTTGTCTGCCTCCAAACGCGGTTATGGGCTTGGCGCTTACTAGGGATTGCCGGGGAAGTGGGCTGTTGTGGGCTGTTGAAACGATGCTACGCGTTAGAGAACTGTGGGCAAGACTGGCTGTTGGGGAGAAGGGGTGGAGGTGAGGCGATGCAACGATATGGCAACAGATTTAAATGAATGGGGGAATTGAATCTTTTATTGGTGGTACTGATAGCGTGTGATTAGATTTGAATAGTTGCAAGAACTATGGGCAAGACTTGGCTGTTGGGGAGAAGGGGTGGAGGTGAGGCGATGCAACGATGTGGCAACGGATTTAAATGAATTGGGGAATTGAATCTTTTATTGGCGGTACTGATAGCGTGTGATTAGATTTGAATAGTTGCAATACAAACTATGGTTGCCATGGTATGGTCAATGTGGTTGGGAGTGGAACAGTTTTGATATCAACTtgggggaagaaaagaaaaaaagaaggcataTATTTCTCTTGGGGAGATGAGAATTGCTATAACAACTGACAAGTGAAAGCAACAAACATTACCCCCCATGGAAGGTATCCGTGACACGATTGATCAATCTAC
This region includes:
- the LOC127761120 gene encoding BAG family molecular chaperone regulator 5, mitochondrial gives rise to the protein MGSYHYTSTSHFFFAGGGEGEYSSYKGTGSTDTHRPTTVRIPVTTPGPERPPDDAAAARIQAAFRGHLVRRHAAAVRGADDEATRLERLLRRQETVDAVRGDERERARFSEALMAVLLRLDAVPGYYPAVREARRAVTRRVVGLQEVFDAVLAAPDAADTCGVPASLDQVLEGIWGESPAAPPPPPAAVEVEEEVVRSPCWRRFFGGV